The DNA window CTCCTGATACAGCTGAACAGACAGGAAAGGAAGTACACCGTGACCAACCTAGGGAGGCTGGTCCTCAACCTCACCCGGCAGATCGAAGAACAGTCCCTGGTCGAGAGCGGGAAGCTGTACGTGAGGACATCTCACCAGACCATGGAGGAGTTCAACGCGAACAAGATCCTGCAGTCGCTGGTGAAGGAGGCGGGAATGCCCGTCGAGCTGGCCCAGAAGATTACCAGTGAAACGGAGTCGCGCCTCTACAAGTTCCAGACCCAATACCTCACCGCGCCCCTCATACGAGAGATAGTGAACGCCCTCCTAGTCGAGCACAGCATGGAGGAGTACAGGCACAAGCTGACGAGGCTCGGGATGCCCATCTACGACGTGACCCAGCTCCTTGGGAAGGCGGGGGACGACGGCGGGAACGTGGAGTCGCTGATCCACCAGACGGGGCGGCAGGTCTTCTCCGAGTACCTTCTCCTCGAGCAGCTGCCGAGGGACGTGGCCGACGCCCACCTCTCCGGGGACATCCACATCACGAACGCAGGCGTCTGGGGGCTCACCCCGGACACGGTCTTCGTGGACCTGCTTTCCGTCAGAAGCGGGGGCCTCAACCCGAAGGGGAGGATAGTCAACACTTCGATGATACCAAGCCCGGAGAACGCTGAGCGGGCGCTGAACATAGTTCTGAACATGTCGTCCATGCTCTGTAAGGAGGCGTCGGACGAGATAGTCTTCCGCAACTTCCTCCAGTTCCTCGGGCCGTTCTGCAAGTCGAGGGGGAAGAGGGAGCTGGAGCTCCTTCTGCTCAGGTTCTTCGAGGCTGCGAGCTCCCCTATGGCGGGCTCCGAGTCCCCGGCCATCAGCATCGAGCTGAACCCCTACAGGCACCATGACGACGTGGGGAGGGAAGTCCTGGACAAGACCCTGGATGCTGCCATGGGAGCATACAGGAGCTATGTCGAAGAGACGCCCCGGCCGGACATCCGGCTCTTGCTTGCCAAGCCCAACAGGGTGGACGAAACGAAGACCCTCAAGGACGCAGCAGCCATAATTTTCAACGGGGGGAAGATCGCGTTCTTCTCGTCGGACCAGAGAAGGAGCTTCCTCGGCCTGGACGCGAACATACTCCCGCAGGAGTCTCAGGCCGACAACGTAAGCGTGCTTCACGGGCTAAGCCTCAACCTCCCGCGGCTCGCCTACGATTCGAACATGGATGAGACGTACTTCAGGGCGAAGCTGGCTCTGCTAATCTCAGTCGCGGCGGACGCCCTCTCCACGAGGAGGAGGCTGATTGAGAGGACCCTCAAGCGGGGGCTGCTTCCTTCGCTCTCCTCGGGGTCCGACGCAGTCACCTCGGACACGATGCCCCTGATAATGAACCTGGTCGGACTCGATGAAACTCTGGCGAGTCTGATCAGGGACCCCACGACTGCCTCACGCTATGAGCTGGCGGAGAAGATAGTCGAGACCGCGACCCAGGTGGCGAACGACAAGTCCACGAGGATAGACAGGCTGGGGGTGGCGATGCTCGACCTGGACGGAGCGGCGCGGCTCGCTTCTCTTGATTCCGAGAAGTACGGGAAGGCCAACCTCCAGCCGCTGCAGAAGGGGGCCTACACCCAGGCGCCGAAGCTGGTGCTGGCGGACCTAGAGAACCTGGAGAAGGTCAATCACATGGTGAAGCTCGCGGGCGGCCTGCGCGGGGGCCTTTCAGTCACCCTCGACGGGAACGCTGAGGAAGTGAGAGGGATCTACAATCTGATACTGAACGCGACCCCGAAGCTCCCGTACTTCAAGGTGGACAGGACCATTTCGGTCTGCAGAAACTGCGGGGCCAAGCTTCCCCAGAACGCGACGAGGTGCAAGAGATGCAAGTCCGTGGCCATGACACAATATTCGACAGCGGTCTGACCGAGCGAATCGAGTCCACATCCTGTCAAAAAGATTCAACCGGGCTGCGCCTCATGTTGTCCACTGTCCGTGAATGTGCCCCGCTCGTTTGTCAATACCGAGCAAGCCATGAGTGAAATATATAGCGGTGGTAATGGGTTCGGGGTTAACGTTATGACGTCAATTGTTGAAGAACCACGAGACGCTCCGAATGTCGGAGAACAGAACCAGGGAGAAGTAAGGCTCCCGTCAGAAACCCTTGCCGCGTTCGGAGGGGATGAACTGCGGGCCAGGGTCTTCTATGAAAAGTACGCCCTGAGGGACCCCGACGGCAGGCAGGTCGAGAAGGTGCCGGACGACCTGTGGCGCAGGGTAGCAGCAGAGCTGGCGTCGCCGGAGTTGGACGATGAGAGGAGGAAGGAATGGACGGCGAAGTTCCACTGGCTTCTGCAGGACTACCGCTTCGTCCCGGGTGGGAGGATACTCTTCGGCGCTGGGCAGTCCAGGAAGTCGACGCTCCTCAACTGCTACTTCTTCAAGATCAGGGAGGATTCCATCGAGGCGATATTCGACTGGTGCAAGGAGGCAGCTAGGACCTACAGCTTCGGCGGAGGGGTGGGCACCGACATCTCGGTGCTGAGGCCCAGGGGAGCCCCGGTCAACAACTCGGCCATCTACAGCTCCGGGTCAGTCTCATTCATGGAGCTCCTTTCGACGACCACAGGGACGATAGGACAGGCGGGGAGGAGAGGCGCTCTCATGATCACCATCAGGGTAGACCACCCAGACGTGATGGACTTCGTCAACGTCAAGAGCGACCTGAAGAAGGTCAACTACGCCAACATCTCCGTGAAGATCACCGACGACTTCATGAGAGCCGTCGAGTCCGATGGGGACTTCCAACTCCACTTCAAGAACGATAAGGTGGAGGTCAACAGAATTGTCAGGGCGAAGGACGTGTGGAAGTCGTTGATCAGGGGGGCCTGGAAGTCGGCGGAGCCGGGGGTCCTCTTCTGGGATACGATCAAGAGGGAGTCGACCACCGAGTACGGCGGGATGGAGGTGCAGGGGGTCAACCCCTGCAGCGAGCAGACCCTGGAAAGCTACGGGTGTTGCTGCCTCGGGTCTGTCAACCTGAGCGTGTTCGTCAAGGAACCCTTCACGGAGAGGGCGAGCATTGACTGGGACTCGCTGACCCGGGCTACCCAGTACGCGGTGCGGTTCCTGGACAACGTCCTCGACTACAACGCCGACAGGCACCCGCTGGGACAGCAGAAGACTGCCTCGCTCCACAGCAGGAGGATCGGAGTGGGCATCACAGGCCTGGGAGACATGCTGATCAAGCTGGGCCTGAAGTACGACGAAGATTCGACCATCGGGTTCGTGGACCACCTCTTCGAGAGGATCAAGAACCTAATCTACGACTATTCCAGCGACCTGGGCAAGGAGAAGGGGAGCTTCCCTGCGTTCGACGCGGAGAAGCACCTGGCGCAGCCCTTCGTCGCGAGGCTGGACGAGAAGGTGAAGGAGAAGATCAGGGCCCAGGGGATCAGGAATGCGGCCATCACCACCATTCCCCCGGTCGGCTCCGGCTCCATATTGGCCGGGACCTCCAGTGGGGTGGAACCGGTGTTCGCCCTGGCCTATACTAGGAGGAGCAAGTCACTCAGCGAGGGGGAGTTCAAGGTCTTCCACCCCCTGGTCAAGGAGTACATGGGGCGGACGGGCGCGAAGAGCGAGGCCCAGCTCCCGAACTACTTCGTCACCTCCCACGAGATAAGGCCCGAGATGAGGGTGAAGATGCAGGCTACGATACAGAAGCACATCGATACGGCCATCTCAAGCACGGTGAACCTGCCTCAGGAGATAACTCCGGAGGAGGTCGAGAACATCTACCTCATGGCCTGGAGGCTGGGGTGCAAGGGCATCACCGTCTACCGAGAGGGGAGCAGGGAGGGGATCCTCGAGACCATCAAAGTGGCAAAGAAGACAGAGGCGCCCGCGACCTCGTTCGAGAGGCCCAGGCTGATGGAGGGGAGGACCCTCAAGTTGAAGCTCCCGCAGGGAGGGCTCTACCTGACCGCCAACCTGGTCAACGGCGAGCTGAAGGAGGTCTTCGTAACCCTCGGCAAGTCGGGCGGGGACGAGAAGGCGGACGCGGAGGCCCTGGGGAGGCTGATCAGCCTCTACCTGCAGCACGGCGGGGACATCAAGAGCGCCATATCCACCCTCAAGGGGATCAAGGGGAAGTACGTCTCCTGGGACGAAGGGACCCAGCTGCTCTCGATCCCGGACGCCATCGCGAAGGCGCTGGAGCTGCTCACCCTGAACCATGTGGTGAAGGAGTCGGGCATGCCCACGCAGCCCGAGGCCCCGAAGAGGACCTCCATGGGAGGGACCTGCCCAGACTGCCACGAGAACAGCCTGATCTTCGAGAACGGCTGCTATCGCTGCGGTAACTGCGGCTACTCGAAGTGCGAGTAGGCGTGGGGGGCCGAGGAAGCCGGGGCCCCCGCGAACCATTTTAACGCCGCCTGGCCGCGGCGCCGTGCCTTGGCGGGGAAGAACGGGAAGAGGGTGCTCTGGACGGTCATGGTGGCGACCGCGTTGGTGCTGACCCCCCTCGTGCTCTTCGGAATCTATGTCGGGTACTACGTGGGAGACGCAGTAGGGTACTCGAAGAGCGTCCTGGCGATAGCCTTCTCCACAGCTGGGTTCATCGCAGGGATGGCCATCCTCTTCAGGGTGATACGGGCGGTCGCGGGACGACCGGACGAAGCTAGGCGCTGACCTTCTTCAGGGCCGTGACCTTCGACTTTTCGACCGTAGACTTCAGCTGGGAGACCGCCTGCTCGTGGGCCGCATCCACCTGCCTTGCTGCGGACTTGAAGGGTCCGTCGGTTATGGACTCGCTCATTGCGCCGCCTTCCTCTCGAGCACCTTCTTAACATGCTTTAGCCTGGAGAACTCCTCCCGCTCCCTTTCTTCGAGGGTCTGCTGGATGTAGCGGATGGAGGTCTCGTAGCGGGGGATTATCATGTACTCCAGGGCGTTGAGGAGGCGCTGTGTCTTCTCGAGCTCCTTGGCGAGCCTGAAGATGGCGTTCTCGAACTCGGCGGCCCTGAAGATTGAGGGGAGGACCTTCCGCATCTGCCGCGAGGCCCTGTCGACCGCCGCGTTGGTGTCGGCGAAGCCGTAGGTCATGCCTATCTCCTTCTCTGAGAGCTTGACTGTCGGCACATCCACGTCCACTATCCTCCGCACGTTGACATCCACCTCCACCATCGGGGGGGTGTTGGCTGCGATGCCCTCGAGCCGCAGAGGCCCGAGCTTGAGGTAGGCGTCGTATAAGGCAAGGTATGCATTAGAGAGCGGCTGTGAGATCTCGTCCCTCGCGACCGTGGCCTGCTGGATCATTTCGTCGAGGCGTTTGAGGAGCACGTCCCTCTTGTCGTCGAGGACTTTCTTCACCCTGACGGCCGTCTGGAGGCGGCGACGCGTGCCGATGAGTTCTATCTTGGTCGGAAGGACGTTTCCGCCTGAGGCTACGGACATCTCGATCAGGCCGACTTTTCGGCGACGTAGTATTTCTTGATGAATTCTTCCTTGATGTTTGTGAGCTCGCTCTGGGGGAGGATCGACAGAGTCTCCCAGGCGATCCTCAGGGTGTCCTCGAAGGTCCTGTTCTCGTCGTAGCCCTGGTTGAGGAACTTCTGCTCGAACTCGTCCCCGAAGGTCAGGTACTTCAGGTCAGACCCGGTCAGGCCCGACTTGCCGACGATCTCGGCGAGAGACCTGAGCTCCACAGCCCTGGCGTAGGCGTTGTAGAGCTGGTTGCCGACCTGGCCGTGGTCGGCCCGGGCCCTGCCCTGCTTGATGACGTAACCCAGAGCCGGCCCCATGAGCCTGCTCAGGCTTGAGAGCACGTAGACCGGGGGGTAGATTCCCTTCCTGAAGAGCTCACGGCCGAGGAAGATCTGGCCCTCGGTGATGTAGCCTGTCAGGTCGGGGATGGGGTGGGTGACGTCGTCGCTGGGCATGGAAAGTATGGGCATCTGGGTGATGCTCCCCTTCAGCCCCTTTATCCTCCCGGCCCTCTCGTAGTTGGTGGCCAGGTCGGTGTAGAGGTAGCCGGGGAAGCCCTTCCTCCCAGGGACCTCCTCCCTTGCGGCGGAGATCTCTCTAAGCGCTTCGGCGTAGTTGGTGATGTCGGTTATGATAACCAGGACGTGCATTCCGAGTTCGAAGGCGAGGTACTCGGCTGCGGTCAGGGCGACCCGCGGGGTAATGATCCTCTCGATGGCCGGGTCGTCGGCCAGGTTAAGGTAGAGTATGCTCCTTCGGATGGCGCCGGACTCGGCCAGGGTCCGCTGGAAGAAGGTGGCCTCGCTGCTCGAGACCCCCACCGCCGCGAAGACGACGGCGAACTCCTCGCCCTCTCCGACCACGGTGGCCTGCCTGGCGATCTGCGCGGCCAGCATGTTGTGGGGCATCCCTGCGCCTGAGAAGATCGGGAGCTTCTGGCCCCTCACGAGTGTGAGCATTCCGTCGATGACCGAGACCCCAGTCTGGATCAGGTCGGTCGGGTATTCCCTCCGCTCCGGGTTGATGGGGGCGCCGTTAACGTCGAGGAACTTCTTCGCCATGGGCTCGGGAAGGCCGTCCAGGGGCTTGCCGAGGCCGTCGAAGACCCGGCCGAGGAGCTGGTCTGAGACTGGAAGCTCCATGGTCCGGCCGAGGAAGCGGGCCTTGGTCCCGCTGATCGACAGGCCTGAGGTGCCTTCGAAGACCTGGACGACGGCCTTGCCGAATCCTGTCTCGAGGACGCGAGCGAGCCTGCGGCCCCCCTCGTTGTCCTCGATCTCGACGAGCTCGTCGAAGGCTGCCCTTTCGACTCCGTCGACCACGAGGAGGGGACCCCTGATCTCGGCGACCTTGTTGTACTCTAACCCCGACGAGGACTTGCTCATGCGGCCCTGACCTCCTGGACGGACGAGATTGAGGAGAATTCGTCGAACATCTGGCGGATGAGGGAGTCCAGCTTGGCAAGTTCTTCGCTCTTGATCGCGAATTTGGCCCTGAGCATCGGGGCGATCATCTGCATGGCCCTGATCTTTGATAGAGGGACGCCGTTTCGGAGAGCCTTGAGCGCCTCCTGGTGATACTGGACGAACATCTTCATCATCTTGAACTGCTTCTGCGGGCTGCAGTAGGCGTCTGTGTCGTCGTAGGCGTTCTGCTGGAGGAATCCTATCTGGATCATCCTAGCAACGTCGAGTATGAGCTTCTCTTCGTCCGGGAGGGCCTCCGGGCCGAGGAGTCTGACGATCTCCTTCAGTGCGTCTTCCCTCTGGAGGATGCCGTAGGCCTCCCCTCTGACGGAGAGCCAGTCCTTGTCCACCCTTTCCTTCCACCACTTGC is part of the Nitrososphaerota archaeon genome and encodes:
- a CDS encoding ArsR family transcriptional regulator, which produces MQAAPRRVKTIYSVIASPQRLEILRILNIKGPLTYSALKTLAGFKSKKESGKFAYHLRKLVKQLLIQLNRQERKYTVTNLGRLVLNLTRQIEEQSLVESGKLYVRTSHQTMEEFNANKILQSLVKEAGMPVELAQKITSETESRLYKFQTQYLTAPLIREIVNALLVEHSMEEYRHKLTRLGMPIYDVTQLLGKAGDDGGNVESLIHQTGRQVFSEYLLLEQLPRDVADAHLSGDIHITNAGVWGLTPDTVFVDLLSVRSGGLNPKGRIVNTSMIPSPENAERALNIVLNMSSMLCKEASDEIVFRNFLQFLGPFCKSRGKRELELLLLRFFEAASSPMAGSESPAISIELNPYRHHDDVGREVLDKTLDAAMGAYRSYVEETPRPDIRLLLAKPNRVDETKTLKDAAAIIFNGGKIAFFSSDQRRSFLGLDANILPQESQADNVSVLHGLSLNLPRLAYDSNMDETYFRAKLALLISVAADALSTRRRLIERTLKRGLLPSLSSGSDAVTSDTMPLIMNLVGLDETLASLIRDPTTASRYELAEKIVETATQVANDKSTRIDRLGVAMLDLDGAARLASLDSEKYGKANLQPLQKGAYTQAPKLVLADLENLEKVNHMVKLAGGLRGGLSVTLDGNAEEVRGIYNLILNATPKLPYFKVDRTISVCRNCGAKLPQNATRCKRCKSVAMTQYSTAV
- a CDS encoding adenosylcobalamin-dependent ribonucleoside-diphosphate reductase — its product is MTSIVEEPRDAPNVGEQNQGEVRLPSETLAAFGGDELRARVFYEKYALRDPDGRQVEKVPDDLWRRVAAELASPELDDERRKEWTAKFHWLLQDYRFVPGGRILFGAGQSRKSTLLNCYFFKIREDSIEAIFDWCKEAARTYSFGGGVGTDISVLRPRGAPVNNSAIYSSGSVSFMELLSTTTGTIGQAGRRGALMITIRVDHPDVMDFVNVKSDLKKVNYANISVKITDDFMRAVESDGDFQLHFKNDKVEVNRIVRAKDVWKSLIRGAWKSAEPGVLFWDTIKRESTTEYGGMEVQGVNPCSEQTLESYGCCCLGSVNLSVFVKEPFTERASIDWDSLTRATQYAVRFLDNVLDYNADRHPLGQQKTASLHSRRIGVGITGLGDMLIKLGLKYDEDSTIGFVDHLFERIKNLIYDYSSDLGKEKGSFPAFDAEKHLAQPFVARLDEKVKEKIRAQGIRNAAITTIPPVGSGSILAGTSSGVEPVFALAYTRRSKSLSEGEFKVFHPLVKEYMGRTGAKSEAQLPNYFVTSHEIRPEMRVKMQATIQKHIDTAISSTVNLPQEITPEEVENIYLMAWRLGCKGITVYREGSREGILETIKVAKKTEAPATSFERPRLMEGRTLKLKLPQGGLYLTANLVNGELKEVFVTLGKSGGDEKADAEALGRLISLYLQHGGDIKSAISTLKGIKGKYVSWDEGTQLLSIPDAIAKALELLTLNHVVKESGMPTQPEAPKRTSMGGTCPDCHENSLIFENGCYRCGNCGYSKCE
- a CDS encoding V-type ATP synthase subunit D, giving the protein MSVASGGNVLPTKIELIGTRRRLQTAVRVKKVLDDKRDVLLKRLDEMIQQATVARDEISQPLSNAYLALYDAYLKLGPLRLEGIAANTPPMVEVDVNVRRIVDVDVPTVKLSEKEIGMTYGFADTNAAVDRASRQMRKVLPSIFRAAEFENAIFRLAKELEKTQRLLNALEYMIIPRYETSIRYIQQTLEEREREEFSRLKHVKKVLERKAAQ
- a CDS encoding V-type ATP synthase subunit B, which translates into the protein MSKSSSGLEYNKVAEIRGPLLVVDGVERAAFDELVEIEDNEGGRRLARVLETGFGKAVVQVFEGTSGLSISGTKARFLGRTMELPVSDQLLGRVFDGLGKPLDGLPEPMAKKFLDVNGAPINPERREYPTDLIQTGVSVIDGMLTLVRGQKLPIFSGAGMPHNMLAAQIARQATVVGEGEEFAVVFAAVGVSSSEATFFQRTLAESGAIRRSILYLNLADDPAIERIITPRVALTAAEYLAFELGMHVLVIITDITNYAEALREISAAREEVPGRKGFPGYLYTDLATNYERAGRIKGLKGSITQMPILSMPSDDVTHPIPDLTGYITEGQIFLGRELFRKGIYPPVYVLSSLSRLMGPALGYVIKQGRARADHGQVGNQLYNAYARAVELRSLAEIVGKSGLTGSDLKYLTFGDEFEQKFLNQGYDENRTFEDTLRIAWETLSILPQSELTNIKEEFIKKYYVAEKSA